The following are encoded together in the Bacteroidales bacterium MB20-C3-3 genome:
- a CDS encoding PatB family C-S lyase — MYNFDEQIDRRGSYSVKYDSLTEVFGRDDILPMWVADMDFKTAPAVLKAVRDAAEHGVYGYGFRSADSVDSFIEWVESRYSWSVKREWISSAPGIVAALPLAINALTEKGDKILIQTPVYPPFHAIVIENNRTLVKSPLINTESGWEIDWADFENKLADGVKFFILCNSHNPLGRVWSPEELKRMGDLCCKYGTIIFSDEIHADLSLYGNKHTVMATMSPEIADNTITAMAPSKTFNVAGMLNSVIVSSSDSLMASYNRELKRFHLDLGNLFGHISMAAAYKDGGEWLAELTKYLEKNIDFAFDFLKREVPGVTFLKPQSSFLLWLDFRKTGYTHEEVRNRLLNISKLGLNDGLAFGSEGEGFFRMNIGTNKARVEDGLSRLKICF, encoded by the coding sequence TCAAATATGACTCTTTGACTGAAGTCTTTGGCAGAGATGATATACTTCCTATGTGGGTTGCCGATATGGATTTCAAAACGGCGCCTGCCGTTTTAAAAGCGGTAAGAGATGCTGCTGAACATGGAGTATACGGATATGGATTTCGCTCTGCCGATTCTGTGGATTCATTCATTGAATGGGTAGAGAGCAGATACAGCTGGAGTGTTAAAAGAGAGTGGATTTCATCTGCACCCGGAATAGTCGCAGCCTTGCCACTCGCGATAAACGCACTAACTGAAAAGGGGGACAAAATTCTTATTCAGACTCCTGTATATCCGCCATTTCATGCAATTGTTATTGAAAATAATCGCACACTTGTCAAAAGTCCTTTAATAAACACAGAGAGTGGCTGGGAAATTGACTGGGCAGATTTTGAGAACAAGCTTGCTGATGGAGTCAAGTTTTTTATTCTTTGCAATTCCCATAATCCGCTAGGCAGGGTATGGAGCCCGGAAGAGCTTAAAAGGATGGGGGATCTTTGCTGCAAATACGGCACAATCATTTTTTCAGACGAGATTCATGCTGATCTCTCTCTTTACGGGAACAAGCATACAGTTATGGCAACAATGTCCCCAGAGATTGCGGATAATACAATCACTGCTATGGCTCCCAGTAAAACATTCAATGTGGCCGGAATGCTTAATTCAGTTATTGTCTCCTCCTCCGATAGTTTGATGGCGAGTTATAACAGAGAGCTAAAAAGATTTCACCTTGATCTTGGGAACCTTTTTGGCCATATTTCAATGGCTGCTGCATACAAAGATGGAGGAGAGTGGCTTGCAGAGCTAACAAAATATCTGGAGAAGAACATTGATTTTGCTTTCGACTTTCTTAAAAGAGAGGTTCCGGGAGTAACTTTCCTTAAACCGCAAAGTTCGTTTCTCCTATGGCTCGATTTCCGCAAAACCGGATATACTCACGAAGAGGTGAGAAACCGCCTCCTGAATATTTCAAAACTCGGGCTGAACGACGGACTTGCATTTGGATCTGAGGGAGAGGGTTTCTTCCGAATGAATATTGGAACAAATAAAGCCAGAGTTGAGGATGGTTTGTCCAGATTAAAAATCTGTTTCTGA